The nucleotide window TAATAaactgcttttgcttttgagtGACCCTTTAGATAAACACACTGATTACGAGGGGAGAGACTGCACAAATCCAGGTTAACATTTTCTCTCATCAAGATTTTCTTTCCCTTAAAAGAAGTTGCTAAATATAGTCTCAGTGTGTGAGTGAGCGATTTCTAATTGTTAGAtgaatgtacgatgaacagtaAGTTTCGTATATACTTATTCGTTTATGTATGAGTggagattttgaaattttttgattTGGGAATCTAATTCGAGTTTCAATTGTAATGTGCATTTACGCCGTGTGGTAAATTTCATATACACTTATCTGACAGAGTCACCGTTTACGCGTGAACGAAATCTCATAAATCTGACTTAAGTTTCAACACATGCATAATGCGTGGTAACTATGATATTCATTCTGGTTTAAAGTTGCGAGTGGGCGAAGTCTTCAAAGTTTATCTTTTAGCGGACTAATTATGGTACCAAATTATACACCAGTGCACCCCAACTTCATATTTCTCAACACTCATTTTCTTTGGCTTGCGCATGTTGATTGGCTTTATAATTTAGTCCGCTAATTGTTCTACATCATTTAGGTTCCAAAGTTTTGCCCTTTTGAAGCCCTTATTTACATCAAATTGAAGAATCTAATCCAAGATTGCCGTGCATATTGTTGAGAGTTACTCAGTTGCACACTAAGTGCTCTGCCAAGTTTTTATACGACTCTCAACATGAGCATACCCGTAATTTCACGTAGCATGAAGTACAAATCTGTTCACCATTATggagcccaatccggcccaactGCATCCAGAAGAGTAGCCCATGGGGTTTTCCAGCTTTGCTTCTCCCTCTGCTTCTTCTGCTCGAAAAACCCTGAACCCAAAAACTCAAACCAAAACTCATTTTCCACACTGCAAATGGCTCTGGCGATTTCCCATGCTTTTCTCTGCCCCAAATTGCAATTTTCCCAAAGGAATTTTGGCCCTAACGTCCCAGAGTTGAGGCTGCCACCCTCTTTTGTCAGGTAATTCAATCACTctgtttggttggtgagaaaattgagaaaaggtatttttatttttttttggttctgtAGAAAGTTTCGTTTTCTGATTCGAATGCTGGGtctctgtttgtttttttgttttgttttgcaaatATTGTTATAATTGTTCGTGTTTTGAATGTATAGATATAGCAACAGGGTGTTAAACTTATCATGTTTGTAGAACAATTCCACAGAATAGAAGGGTAATTTGTGCTGCTGCGTCTGCGGCTGGAAGTTCTAATCCGGATAGTGATTTGAATCCATATGAGGTAATTTCATTTTGTGAATTGTATGGACCCTTGAAATTGATGTTGCAAATGACTGACTGACATTATCTCACAGGTTCTCGGTGTGAGCCCAATTGAGGGATTTGACATGATCAAGGCAGCATATACGAAAAAACATAAGGAGGCCGTAAGGAGCGGTGATGATGCAACTGCTGCTAGAGTACTTTTCAAAACTCTCTATGTCCTTTTTCTAAATGTTCGGTTGCAACCGTCTTATGAACGGTGTTCTTATAACTATGTAATCATTTATGTAGCTGGAGAAAGCATATGACAAAGTTATGATGGCCCAGCTAACTAATAGGAAGAAAGGTGTAACCTTTGGTTCCTTCAAGGTACATGCAgccatattttaattttctagTTCTGGGGTGGACATTATTcatcaaaagagagagaaattggAAGTTGAAAAATGATGTTTTGTGGATTCTTTATGGGTTAAGTTATTGTTTTGACCTTGTATTCTATACTATTACGGCTTTAAACAGTCACTATTGGTGGATTAACTCCAACGCGTGCAACAATTTGAAGAACGTGTGGTTCTTAATGGAAATGTATTTGCTTTACTCTGGATTTGTTTTCCTTCCAAGATAACACTTTTAATGGTAGCAGCATATAGGAATAATGAGGAACTTGGATCCTGAAGAGATGCTAATTGCCAAGCACAAATATTGTCTTACAGATAATTAAAGTAGTGGAATGGGAAGAAACACGGGCGACTTTACATTTTACAGAAACATGTAAGATATACATTGGTATCTGATTTGGGTTAGATAGGATTGATTAATTAGTGGTGAAGCAGAATATTGAAGTTAAATTAACCACTATCATTATCATCATTGTAAGTTTTGCTTGGTAAGATTTGAAGCTCAGAAGAATAGTTGTTATAGTACAACAGTAAAAAATCTGGTCTACAAATTTTCATTGAAAACTGTTATGTGTAAATAGCCCTTAAGTTGTTTCTACGTACTTCTAGATTTTATCTTTTTGATAATTTAAATTTCAGGTTGATTAATTATCATCGTGTCTTTTCTCTTCCTTGTACTGATTGTTCCTCTTATATTACTCTTGAATTTCAGGTTTCAAAAGACATCAAATATGCTGATAAGCAACCAATTGTACCATGGGGGCCTAGGTTTGTCTACGCATCATGTGACTACTGTACTGATAAGTAGCATTGGAAAATGTTGCTAAGAAGATGCATATCAGTGGCTGCTGATTTTGATACTTTTTAAAGCATGTAATCTATTTATATGAAGAAATAAGTTGGATGGATTACCTTAATAGTTAGTTCCGGAAATCCTATTGCTTACCCATGGCTGCTTCGATAGTGGCTGGTACTTTTGCAATGCGGATTTACTCTTTGCTTCATTTAATATATTGCATGCTTAAAAACATGAACTTCTTATGAGCCCTCAATATGGAAAATGATATAAGTATTCagaaaattttcctttttattctgCTTTAAAATTTTTGGAAACGGGATGGTGCATGACATTTATCAATTAAAATCTGAAACCAGCTCTTGTTTCTTTGCTCCATGTTTGATGTATTGACTATTTTCAGAGTATATATGTAGTCCAAAGATTAGAGCATAACGTGCCACCACTAGACTACATATACAacaaaggctttgttgttgttgtatatgtaGTCTAGTGGTGGCACGTTATGCTCTAATCTTTGGACTTCTATTTGCTTACAGGTTCACCAAGTCTTCTGTACAAGATATGCGCATCAACCTGGCAATATCTGCTGTATTTGTAAGTATTTAGGGAATGGTTGATATATATGATTCTTATCctttattgtttattaaaatattgattGGTGCATGGTGTTGGCTATGGAACAACTCTTGAAGTGCATGGCAATTAGCTAGCACAACTTATATATTTCAATAACTTAACCCTTCCGGCTTctattttgtgttttgctttattCTGTGAATTTTTCTTATCCTCACCTTCCCATCTTTTTGCAGGTAGCTTGGCTTCTTATCAAGCGGAATGCTGAATATAAACCCCTGCAATTTTTAACTTTTGCATTTGTTTATCGGATTTTTGAGAAGTTGAAATCCTTTGAACCGCCTGTATCTCCAACATATACAGTGAGTCATATTTCTGAATAGATTGCATGTCCTCGTGCTACTTTTTGAAACTATATGTAGAAACTTATGATAAGCTGCTTTTCAACCTAATAATTCTATTGATGCAGGAAGATGGTGAGGATGCAGGGAGGGGATTGCGAATGGGAAAACGGCTGCTCCGTTCACTTGCAATAGTGTTTGGCTGTATCGCGATTGCTTCTGTGGTATATTATGCTGCTTGAATTCTTGGTGCACTAGTGTTTGTCAGGGAGGGGGTATAAGTGGGATTTCAGTTCTGTTCTGATTGTTTATTTTGCTTCTGATTTCAATATCGGATTATCTTAAAAATTTAGTTCTTCTCCTTTATGTTCATTTCACCAAAGTCTGTTAATTTCTTACAGGGATACACTACCGCACTGAATTTGATCGAGTATATGGGTAGCTACATTCCTGCCGCTCTTTACAATAACCAGGTATTGGCTAGTAATATCTTGGATACTTTGTTCTACACTAAAAGAAGGTAATTCTAGCCATTGCAATTTTGATCAAGACTTGGAGAGATTCAGATTTTGCTTCCTTTCCATCAATCCGCCCAAAATCCAAAGTCAACTTCTAGTAAGCTATCAgattttcaaaactttgaagaTCCTTTCAGAGTGAGATTTTGAATTAAATTTGGGGtaaaattttccttttataCTTGTTTTGTTGAAACATTTTTCACAAGCACGCGAATAGAGGTGACAAGGTCACAGGGTAAATTGGGAAATTAGGATGAACCACAGAGGATTATCCGTACTTCTTTATTTTGATCAGCGACCTTCCTAAAGATTTTGTTGATGGTCTATTGATGACTATTTTAATACTTCATAAATAAAAGCTAGTTTATTACGTCTATAAAGTAGTTTTGAGCTTCATTTCAGCAATTAAGCACTTCTGTAGACAAACGGTGTGAAATGTTGGCAAGTAAAAAATTTAACTCAATAGTCTATGTTCTACCTGACTGGTTGTATAATATTTAGTATTTACCGTTGTGAAAATATCTCTGTGCATGCAGGAGTTGATAATCACTTCAGCTACCGCGTTCATGCTCTACATTATGGCATCGTATTataggtgatgaaatatgtttGTGAATCTGGGCAAGATCGACATGGCAGCAAGCTATCTCATGAGATGCTCTTCTCTTTTGTACCTTGGAATTTTGACAGGAAAGCAACTCGAAGTTCAGTTTTATCTCGTGTATATACTTTCTAATTGGTATTCATTGGTTTTGAGTTGTTTAGTGACTGATGTAGCAGTAATACAAAACAATTGCTGCTCCTCAGCCTTAACTTCTTCGTTCTGGCTTTACGTTACCTCTCAAATATGAAATGTTTGAAGATTAATAGAAATTACATTATGTAATGTAGAAAGCCTCTTTATTTGTTGTGTTCAGAGTGGTTTCTCCAAAAATACTGCAAACCAAAAAGCAACCTCActccccctccctctctcttcttctcccaTTCATCTTGCCTTTTCTTTTCCGTAGGGGGAAATATTTTGAATAGAAAAGAGGTTGTATAACTTAGATCCAGACTGGTTAGAAGGAAGGTGCACAAAATCCAGGTACAACAACTCTCATCAAGATTTTCTCGCTTGCGCATGGAAGCactcttctaaatatttattttctttatgttAGAAATCTAATGTTTTATAGCAAGCAAAAGTTTTGTAACTCAAATTTGAAGAATTGTGTTGACTCTTGATGCTGATGAATCACATAATGATGGTCACATGAGACTAAAATGTTTTGTGAATCTTTTCAGCTCCTGAAATAATAGATTATTGTGACGAAACTAATAAcggattttattttaaaaagaaaaaaaaattgaagaagggTGGGATTCAAGTAGCATAGTTTTGTTACCCCAATCGCCCCTATGGACTAAATTTCTAGCATATGCtaatttaattcatttttaaCTAGATATTTGTTAAACTCTCTCAAAAGCCCCTAAAGTCAAAAACCGAACCCAACCCCCATCTTCCAAAAACAGACTTGCACGGCCTTGCTTTATTCAAACAATGGCGTCTCTCGCAGCCACCGGCTTCCCCAAAGCCCCAACGCTTTCTTCCAAAATCCCACCCAAATCTCACCAATGCCCACCATCTACGTGTATGAAACGGCACTGTTTCACCTCTAAAACGCCCATCTTTCTGAAAACCGCCATTAGAGCGTCGAACCCAAGCGCCGCCGCCGAGTCCTCTTCTCCGGGACTCTACTCCGCCAAGCAGTACGAACTCACGGTTCCCAACGTCGACTTGGTTCTCGAGGACGTCCGCCCTTATCTCATCTCCGATGGCGGTAACGTCGACGTTGTCTCCGTTGAGGACGGCGTCGTTTCGCTCAAGCTTCAAGGtggatttgattcaagtcttttttttttcaccatgaatttttttgggaaattgaaACCATTGTATAAACAAGTCACTAGGTAATTGAAAATACATTAAATTGGGTTCAATCAAGTTCGCTAGAGCGCTGTGCTACCACTAGTTTGAATTATCGTTTATGTAGTTTAGATGAATTCAGTGTAATTATCGTATCGTTGTACACTAAAGTGAATTTGATAAAATTAATGAATGAACAGGGGCATGTGGGAGCTGTCCGAGCTCAACGACCACCATGAAGATGGGAATCGAAAGGGTGCTCAAGGAAAAGTTTGGAGACGCACTCAAGGATATTCAACAAGTCtttgatgaagaaaataaagagaTCACCGTTGAGGTCAGTGTTTCCTGACTCGATTTTAATGGATTGCATACTCTTAATTTGTCAGGGTGTATGTTTGAAAGTGCTTCCTTAGGAAGGACTTCTGCTAGAAGCACGTCTAAAGTCCTTTTCCGGAAGTGTTTAGTGAAGTAGTGGGTTTTAGAGACATTGAGAGCGAGAGACTCTGTGAGATTAGAGCTAGCTATGGGGATGAAGGGAAGCAATTATGGGTCAATCTGTTGGCCCTAATGATCTTGTCCATTACTCACTTATCGATGCCACACCTTTCGAAAATTGTCCTTCATGATCCCTCAAAACACAACTCATGTTCGGGAAGATGTCCGAAAAACTGCATCAATGACAAGGTGATGTTAGAAAGGCTTGCCCTTCGAAATTCAAGATTATGCATGAAGGTCCAAAATCACTCAATAAGTGTTCACTTGCCTGCATTAAGGCCATACCAAATCTATTATGCATCTGCTTTTATTGCCGAAAAGAACGTGAAGCGCCAATTGGACTCCTCCTGCTACAAGATGTGCAGCTCCAGAATAAAAATCAATAATTAGATGTTCATATTTCAATTTTGCCATTATCTGAAAGAGGTTTTAGAACTGCCAAGCAGGCCCATGGTGTTTGATGGTGTGTTAAAATTGCAAATGCAGGTAGTGAATCGTCACCTGGACATATTGAGACCAGCCATAAAGAACTTTGGTGGGAGTGTGGAAGTGTTATCGGTTGAAGGTGGGGATTGCCATGTAAATTATGTAGGGCCTGAGTCCATCGGATCAGGAATCAAAGCAGCGATTAAGGAGAAGTTCCCAGATATCGTCAATGTTGTATTCACTGGATAGCTTTGACTCCCATGGAGATGTCTTCCGATGTATAATTGTATTCAAAATGGTTAGCCGCTGGCTTCATCAACTTCCAATTTGTGTATCTTgttgaataaatgatttattatcgTTACTTGTACAATGAATTTTGTGTAATTAGGCGTTGGTACGTGATGAATTCCAGCTTTGTTCTCTGTTGTAAACACTTCTGAGGGGGAATTCGATTAACTTCTGCATATTCAgtagaaaaatgaaagaaaacatttGCAGAATATCCCACAGTTATGTCACGAACGAAGAATAATTGAGAGCAAACTATGAGTATGACAATGTAGTCGACTATTCGGATTCAAAATGTTGCATAGAAGTCTAAAAGGaaaaggttttgaattgttctaGACGTTATAGGACTGAAACACGGTTTCCATCCTAGTTTATGCACCCATTGTTGGATAAGGATTTCTTGTCAGTGTTCCACTTGGATTCTAATAGAAGAGACGAGTGGATTGAATGTGTATATATAGTAGGTCTTTGCTATCGCAAAACGACCGTTTTGAGTTTGGAATAAGACCTATTATTAGTGCAATGCAAGCATTAAGGTTTTGTAAGAGAGGAGAAGGTTCACTATAGAATATTGGTGGCTTCATCATCTTAGGTCTCTACGAGGAAAGATGCACTATTTTGACGCCTTTTATATAACTTGTTTTCGATTGATTTTACAAGTCAGTTTGGTTCTtgtgtttattaaattttagttttgataCTTGTATGATTTGTGGTTCATGAGCTTAATCTGCTAACTTATGTTTTCGATAAATTAAGTCTTACACAACAAACCCTAGTTTGCAGAAACTCAAGTTCATTAAGGGCGTGTTTGTTTGGCTTCATTAGCCTTCACTGAACCAGATTAGACTAGGGCTGGGCATGGGCTAGGCCCGGCCCAATTTTGATGGGACTAGATCAGACCCAGGTTTAAAAGAAATGGGCCGGGCTGGGGCGGGTACAACAAATTTTAATACAGGAACTGGATCTAATCCAGCCCGTTTTAAATGGGCCGGGTCCAcgaggccttttttttttgggaaaaaaaaaactaaaattttacaGCTGCACAGGTGTTTGCAGGAATCGCAACCTTCTCCTAATTCTCTTTGAGGTGAATACATGTTTCATAACCTGCCAATTTGCATGAAACGCTCAACTGATCTAATTTGTATGAAACATTCAAATCCAGTTTACATATTCTAATTAAAAATACCCAACAGaatattcaaattcaattttaaaCAAAAGATTTGAAATTGGAACAGAATAAAAGTCAAGattcaaacaacaacaacaacaacaaagcattttcccactaagtggggtcagctatgtgaatcctagaacgccattgtgctcggttttgtgtcatgtcctccgttagatctaagtactctaagtcttttcttagggtctcttccaaagttttcctaggtcttcatctacccattcggccctgaacctttgtcccgtagtcacatcttcgaactgaagcgtcagtaggccttctttgcacatgtccaacccactcattcctaatcttatcctttctcgtgagaccacacctccaacgaagcatcctcatctccgctgcACCCATTTggtgtatgtgttgatgctttaccgcccaacattctgtgccatacagcatcgctgaccttattgccgtcctataaaattttcccttgagcttcagtggcatacgacggtcacacaacacgccggatgcattcttccACTTCATTCATCCCACTTgtattccatatattctgtctttgatcggcttaggcgaagacctttagattccaacacttctctccaaaggttaagcttcgcatttaccccttcctgagtttcatctatcaaccctaTTTCGTCCGCGTAAAGCATACACCGAGGAataacatcttgaatatgtcttgttaactcatccattaccaatgcaaaaaggtaaggacttaaggattgttgctgcacaaaatcagtgaggactttggtacaacagaaagtattaagtttgtaactttcgctagattgctccgatcattagtgtggataagtatgtaaaatgATAGAGATAGGAGAGCAAAcgcaagatgtacgtggttcacccagattggctacgtccacgaagtagaggagttctcattaattgtgaagggtttacacaagtacataggttcaagctctcctttagtgggtacaagtgaatgatttagtacaaatgacattaggaaatattttgggagaatgatctccttttatagaagagagtttctagccttattctgacattgacacgtgtcgtgttgtgattggcttctgatgtcgacacatgtcgctctgtgattggcctcctggttggagaggaagctcctcggttggggacttgcaagatccaagctgtTGAGTAattacgaaacttctaagtaccgaagtgtggtatcgtcttcacttgccacATTAATGAAAccataatttaattttcaatcctaaatccctaaaacaTAATGCCTTGAAACTGAAAAAGACCATCAGCAGAGCTTGGCTTCCATGCAAATTTGACTTAGATAGAGGAGATGACTGATTCGTCGTTTCGAGGTGTTCGACTTCGTTGTTCGTCCCCTTGAGTTCGACAGAGAGAGACTGACTTCGTCGTCCGTCCCTTAAAGTTcgacaaagagagagagactgagaatCAAGAGGGATAAGAGTCCGTCTGAACTCTAGGAGAGAGATCGAGAGGGATGACTGAGGATAAGAGTTTCATATACGGTTCGGGTCGGGGGCCCTTGTCTTAGAAAATTGGATTTGTCCCACCCCTCTGTTTGCTTGGACTTGCCCCGCCTCGCCCTGTTttgtatataaaataatatggaCCCACCCCAAACAGCTAGTACCCGCCCTTACCTGCGGGCCCAGAGCCCGGTTGCCCAGTCCTAAACTAGACAAAAAGTTAGTCTAATCCCATGTTTGTTACATGCAAGTACTAACTTTAATGAGATTAAAAGGGACTTGTTCTGACTAACTACATCACTAGCCGGTCTTAGCGATAGTCCTCAAAGAGCAGCGAATTACTAAAACCGTTTGCTTCTCTTCGCATCTGCTTCGCTTCGCCTCTCACTTGTCTCATATGCTTTGCATTGCCTCGCGTTAGACTCGTTTCATCAACTTCGCACCGTCCTCGTAGCCGTCCAACAAATAGACGATGGACGATGGACTTCCATCGCTGCCAATGGTTTCCATTGATATCCTCTGCAACCACATCTTCTTGTTCAAAAAGGTAGACAAAAAGATTTGGATTTCGTCTTGATTTGGATTTCGATATCGTTTTGATTTGGGCTTggtttttttaagtaatttcaTTCATATATCGATTCTAAGAAACCTCTTTCAAGATTTTTTCCCAAATTACCGTTCCTAGCAAAATCGACTTGAAATTCCAATTTTAGAGATCGTTTGCAAATGGCTACTCGGAGTCTCCAAGTGCTGTTAAAAAAGCGAGACTTTTGGATCTCTTACAAAAAACTGCCATTAATTCTCAATGATTAATTGGGATTTTAAGCTCTTTTGATCAGTTTTAGTTTTTTGAGTTTCCTGTTTCTTTACCAATGGTGTtttatttttctgggttttccaTATTGTGAAATGATTGTTCATCTAAGAGCTACTGGTGATGCTCCTATATGCAAGCCACAAATTCAAGGTGTGCCTTTTGTGGTTGCAGACTTACAATAGTGTTTATGGATGTTGGAATTGTATTACACTTTATTTTATCATGGTTTATGTGAAGATTGGTATATGTGCATTCATGGGTTTCGATGATCATATGCTCATAAGTTGCATAATGTTTAAAAggttatattttttgtttggcTTTATAGTCAAAATTGTTCcagagatttgcataacacatactTTGGTatttgagattgaaaatcagtAGAAattgtccctgagattgtccaccatccattattttggtcatttcgttaaaaactccgttaagtgtcccagagCTTTTGGtcgaaagtttgggcaattttcaaaacttcgtaactcaatcgtttcttaaccaaattcgacccataatatatcaaaatgaagatagaaaagtataaaataagattatacctattcggaagcccaatggttgctggagatggccggaaaatagcttaaaaggtgactggtccgtaggaaaactggaaaagtcgcatgggtaaactttaaatgttcataacttcttcaatactcaacgaaatcgagtgattcaaaaataaaaatcatacttctcgacgagacgaaaAGAATGGTACCTTTGTTTATGGCTAAATCTCTGTGGTTTGATCataaaatggctcgaaagtggctgtcaTGGTCTTGAGCTacccactttcgagccgttttccatCCAAAGGATGGCGAATTAGCCATTGAGaaataccattctcttcatctcatcaataagtatgatttttgtttttgaatcactcaatttcgttgagcattgaagaagttatgaacgtttaaagtttatggagagttttccagttttcccgtcTAGTCACCTTTCAaactattttccggccatctccggcaaccattgtgcttctaaataggtataatattGTTCTACACATTCttatctttattttgatatattatgggttgaatttggttaagaaagaattgagttatgaagctttgaaaattgcccaaacttccggccaagagctccgggacacttaacgaagtttttaacagaatgaccaaaataatggatggtggacaatctcagggaacatttctattgattttcaatctcagggaccaaaataatgtattatgcaaatcttagagaCTATTTTAGCTATAAagcctttttgttttttatcttaATTTGTTGATTATTTTCTTAAAGCTGCAAAGTAGAGAGGTTGTCTCATTATCCAGCTTGTCAAATTGGACTTAGAGTTGCAGTGCTTGTTGGCTCCTAATGCTTGCCAAACATTTAGAATCCCAGATTTTTTAAGGACCTTTGGTTGTACCTCTATTCAAGGCTCTTGTAAAAGGCAAGCTGAAAATTGTCTGTATCCAAAtgaatgttttagtttctttTCTTATATCTTATGTAAATTTGTTATTCAGTTCTGTTTGTAATAAATGTTTTAGGGTGTTCGTGTCGATTTCAGTTTCTTGCGTCTCTTCTGTAGCCTCCTTGATTGATTTAGCAATGTGGAATGATGCCATGATTAGTGAGATTTCAAAGTAGTTAGCCTTGAAAATCTTGTGTTCAATCTTGGCGTTGCATTTGTTTCTTAATTTCATGTTCTCCTATTAACAAGAATATTGGGTCTAAAATATTTTAGTCCGAGACCTAGTCTGGCATGACACTAAACACTTCATTATTTTTATCCTAGTTAGTCCAAACCAACCCAGTCCAATTTAGTCTCTAATGTTAGTCCAGTTTGTGATagtctggtgcaacaaacgcaccatAAAAGTACTAAAAGATCTTAACTTGCAAGAGAAGACATCACGAATgtctatatgaattgatattctCTTCTCTTGTATTCAAAATAATACACTTGTAGTAGGACTTGTGTATTTTGAACAACAATACTAACAACAAGAGAGACCACACTGCTTATTTCGACGTGATAGTAATTGCACCCCATAGTAGGGTTGTTAAAGTTTGTAACCAACACTATTTAAATTGAACATTACTTGGCAACTCAAAGATGAGTAGAAACTTATACTCAAAACTCTTAGTATTTGAATTACAAAGCTTTGAGCTTATGATCAAAACCGTTCATATTACCAATCACATTGTAAagatcatctttacaaaaaatgaattaaactaATGTTGTTTAGTAAAActaaatataaacaatacctGATAAAAACTGGCTGCATGATGTATGATAAACAAATGCGATTAAAGGATCTccgaaattctcacaaagagaatccggagAAGATCCTTATTCAATATAAACCACAATTCTATTGGCTTGTTATCCGACAATCAAAACTAATGGTTTGGTCAACTCACATATATAAAATCTCACAGATTAATGGTATGGCATAGGAGAATGGGTATGGTTGAAACTTGGGTAGGGTTTGaaaccaacaggatcctctctggatctttTGATGAGGATCTTGAGAATTCgtaaatcgtgtccgttcatcgtacattgtgcggtcagtttttgtcaaat belongs to Malus sylvestris chromosome 17, drMalSylv7.2, whole genome shotgun sequence and includes:
- the LOC126612570 gene encoding protein CHLOROPLAST J-LIKE DOMAIN 1, chloroplastic-like codes for the protein MALAISHAFLCPKLQFSQRNFGPNVPELRLPPSFVRTIPQNRRVICAAASAAGSSNPDSDLNPYEVLGVSPIEGFDMIKAAYTKKHKEAVRSGDDATAARLEKAYDKVMMAQLTNRKKGVTFGSFKVSKDIKYADKQPIVPWGPRFTKSSVQDMRINLAISAVFVAWLLIKRNAEYKPLQFLTFAFVYRIFEKLKSFEPPVSPTYTEDGEDAGRGLRMGKRLLRSLAIVFGCIAIASVGYTTALNLIEYMGSYIPAALYNNQELIITSATAFMLYIMASYYR
- the LOC126612574 gene encoding nifU-like protein 1, chloroplastic; protein product: MASLAATGFPKAPTLSSKIPPKSHQCPPSTCMKRHCFTSKTPIFLKTAIRASNPSAAAESSSPGLYSAKQYELTVPNVDLVLEDVRPYLISDGGNVDVVSVEDGVVSLKLQGACGSCPSSTTTMKMGIERVLKEKFGDALKDIQQVFDEENKEITVEVVNRHLDILRPAIKNFGGSVEVLSVEGGDCHVNYVGPESIGSGIKAAIKEKFPDIVNVVFTG